One part of the Brevundimonas subvibrioides ATCC 15264 genome encodes these proteins:
- the rplK gene encoding 50S ribosomal protein L11, translating into MAKKILGYIKLQVPAGSATPSPPIGPALGQRGVNIMGFVKEFNARTEKEVKGTPLPTVITVYQDKSFTFVTKTPPATHYIKQAVGITSGAKLTGRETVGSITRTQLREIAEKKMKDLNANDLDAAARIIEGSAKAIGLNIVER; encoded by the coding sequence ATGGCCAAGAAGATTCTGGGCTATATCAAGCTGCAGGTGCCGGCCGGTTCGGCCACGCCTTCGCCGCCCATCGGGCCCGCACTGGGTCAACGGGGCGTGAACATCATGGGCTTCGTCAAGGAGTTCAACGCGCGCACCGAGAAGGAAGTGAAGGGCACGCCCCTGCCGACCGTGATCACGGTCTACCAGGACAAGAGCTTCACCTTCGTCACCAAGACCCCGCCGGCCACCCACTACATCAAGCAGGCCGTGGGCATCACCTCGGGCGCCAAGCTGACGGGCCGCGAGACGGTCGGTTCGATCACCCGCACCCAGCTGCGCGAGATCGCCGAGAAGAAGATGAAGGACCTGAACGCCAACGATCTGGATGCCGCCGCGCGCATCATCGAAGGTTCCGCCAAGGCCATCGGCCTGAACATCGTGGAGCGCTGA
- the tuf gene encoding elongation factor Tu, protein MAKEKFERNKPHCNIGTIGHVDHGKTTLTAAITMTLAKAGGAKAMAYADIDAAPEEKARGITINTAHVEYETANRHYAHVDCPGHADYVKNMITGAAQMDGAILVVSAADGPMPQTREHILLARQVGVPALVVFMNKVDLVDDKELLELVEMEVRELLSSYQFPGDDIPITMGSAKAATDGVNPEIGEQQVLALMETVDAYIPQPERPVDLPFLMPVEDVFSISGRGTVVTGRVERGIVKVGEEVEIVGIRPVQKTTCTGVEMFRKLLDQGQAGDNVGVLLRGTKREDVERGQVLCKPGSITPHTKFLAEAYILTKEEGGRHTPFFTNYRPQFYFRTTDVTGIVHLKEGVEMIMPGDNAELNVELITPIAMEEKLRFAIREGGRTVGAGVVAKIIA, encoded by the coding sequence ATGGCCAAGGAAAAGTTCGAACGTAACAAGCCGCATTGCAACATCGGCACGATCGGTCACGTGGACCACGGCAAGACGACGCTGACGGCGGCGATCACGATGACGCTGGCCAAGGCCGGTGGCGCCAAGGCGATGGCCTATGCGGACATCGACGCGGCTCCGGAAGAGAAGGCCCGCGGCATCACGATCAACACCGCGCACGTGGAATATGAGACGGCCAACCGTCACTATGCCCACGTCGATTGCCCCGGCCACGCCGACTATGTGAAGAACATGATCACCGGCGCCGCCCAGATGGACGGCGCGATCCTGGTGGTGTCGGCCGCCGACGGCCCGATGCCGCAGACCCGCGAGCACATCCTGCTGGCCCGTCAGGTCGGCGTGCCCGCCCTGGTCGTGTTCATGAACAAGGTCGACCTGGTCGACGACAAGGAGCTGCTGGAGCTCGTCGAGATGGAAGTGCGCGAGCTGCTTTCGTCCTACCAGTTCCCGGGCGACGACATTCCGATCACCATGGGTTCGGCCAAGGCCGCGACCGACGGCGTGAACCCGGAAATCGGCGAGCAGCAGGTTCTGGCGCTGATGGAAACCGTCGACGCCTACATCCCGCAGCCGGAACGCCCGGTCGACCTGCCGTTCCTGATGCCGGTCGAGGACGTGTTCTCGATCTCGGGCCGCGGCACCGTGGTCACGGGTCGCGTCGAGCGCGGCATCGTCAAGGTCGGTGAGGAAGTCGAGATCGTCGGCATCCGCCCCGTCCAGAAGACGACCTGCACGGGCGTGGAAATGTTCCGCAAGCTGCTGGACCAGGGTCAGGCGGGCGACAACGTCGGCGTGCTGCTGCGCGGCACCAAGCGTGAAGACGTCGAGCGCGGTCAGGTCCTGTGCAAGCCGGGCTCCATCACCCCGCACACCAAGTTCCTGGCCGAGGCCTACATCCTGACCAAGGAAGAGGGTGGCCGTCACACGCCGTTCTTCACCAACTACCGCCCGCAGTTCTACTTCCGCACCACGGACGTGACCGGCATCGTGCACCTCAAGGAAGGTGTCGAGATGATCATGCCCGGCGACAACGCCGAGCTGAACGTCGAGCTGATCACCCCGATCGCCATGGAAGAGAAGCTGCGCTTCGCCATCCGTGAAGGCGGCCGCACCGTCGGCGCCGGCGTGGTGGCCAAGATCATCGCCTAA
- a CDS encoding hemolysin family protein — protein sequence MLLIAIAVVLLLVVLNGLFAATEMAVVSSRKSKLQSRAERGDRGARAALKLSEDPTHFLSAVQVGITLIGILAGAYGQAAIAGELTRILEGAFPAAGHWAQIASTAVVVVGITYVSLIVGELVPKRLALIFPESIAAKMAAPISTVAIVLHPFVVLLTASTSGILKVMGVKDRDGSDVTQEEVETMIAEGTSAGLIEPEEQTMIEEILRLGDRPIRVAMTPRHEVFWVALNDTEAVLREEVRTCPYSRIVVAKENDVDNPLGVVHKKDLLDSLLDNGEFNIEKHVQTPAFIPQSTSVLKALEILKASKVHMAFLVDEFGAFEGVVTATDLLEMIAGDFDEGHDDKEALIRLRDDGTWLVDGQTDLDELSDELGEDFGEADGFHTVAGLVLHQLSRVPDEGEILQLGRFEVEVIDMDDRRIDKLLFRQVVNREDEADAVAAHLDH from the coding sequence ATGTTACTCATCGCCATCGCCGTCGTTCTGCTCCTCGTGGTGCTCAACGGCCTGTTCGCCGCGACCGAGATGGCGGTCGTCTCGTCCCGAAAATCCAAGCTTCAGAGCCGCGCCGAGCGCGGTGACCGCGGGGCGCGAGCCGCGCTGAAGCTGTCGGAAGACCCCACCCATTTCCTGTCCGCCGTCCAGGTCGGCATCACGCTGATCGGGATTCTGGCGGGTGCCTATGGTCAGGCAGCCATCGCCGGAGAGCTGACCCGTATCCTGGAGGGGGCCTTCCCGGCCGCGGGCCACTGGGCGCAGATCGCCTCGACCGCCGTGGTGGTCGTGGGCATCACCTATGTCTCGCTGATCGTGGGCGAGCTGGTGCCCAAGCGTCTGGCGCTGATCTTCCCCGAATCGATCGCCGCCAAGATGGCGGCGCCGATCTCGACCGTGGCCATCGTGCTGCATCCGTTCGTGGTGCTGCTGACGGCTTCGACCTCCGGCATCCTCAAGGTCATGGGCGTCAAGGACCGGGACGGGTCCGATGTCACCCAGGAGGAGGTCGAAACCATGATCGCGGAGGGCACCTCCGCCGGTCTGATCGAGCCCGAAGAGCAGACGATGATCGAGGAGATCCTGCGTCTGGGCGACCGGCCGATCCGGGTCGCCATGACGCCGCGCCACGAGGTCTTCTGGGTCGCCCTGAACGACACCGAAGCGGTTCTCCGCGAAGAGGTCCGGACCTGCCCCTATTCGCGGATCGTCGTGGCCAAGGAAAACGACGTCGATAACCCGCTGGGCGTCGTCCACAAGAAGGACCTGCTGGACAGCCTGCTGGACAACGGCGAGTTCAATATCGAGAAGCACGTCCAGACGCCGGCCTTCATTCCCCAGTCGACCTCGGTGCTGAAGGCGCTGGAGATCCTGAAGGCGTCCAAGGTCCACATGGCCTTTCTGGTCGACGAGTTCGGGGCCTTCGAAGGCGTGGTGACCGCCACCGACCTGCTGGAGATGATCGCCGGCGACTTCGACGAGGGCCACGACGACAAGGAGGCGCTGATCCGTCTGCGCGACGACGGCACCTGGCTGGTCGACGGCCAGACCGACCTGGACGAGCTGTCGGATGAACTGGGCGAGGACTTCGGCGAAGCCGACGGCTTCCACACCGTGGCCGGCCTTGTGCTGCATCAGCTGTCGCGCGTCCCGGACGAGGGCGAGATCCTTCAGCTCGGCCGCTTCGAGGTCGAGGTCATCGACATGGACGACCGCCGCATCGACAAGCTGCTTTTTCGCCAGGTCGTGAACAGAGAAGATGAGGCCGACGCGGTCGCCGCGCACCTGGATCACTGA
- a CDS encoding carboxylesterase/lipase family protein, which translates to MIRFLVVLGLVLVCGACATHPGGVDQVRFARDRSFVQTTIEAGRLRGVEGAGVRAFLGVPYAAPPVGDLRWRGPRPVQAWSGVRDATRIGSDCTQALGREAILGGGGGLVVGSEDCLFVNIYAPAGAAAQARPVMVYLHGGAFTIGAGANYDPSRLAAEQDRVVVTVNFRLGALGWLALPAFADDGEGVGGNWGLMDQQAALRWVHDNIAAFGGDPGDVTLFAESSGAWSACYLMASPGSEGLYSRVILQSGPCLEPSSLNAAADQAGPGLAFAANLGCPGPDVVACLRKTPAWRIARGASTRSGINGPGSWGPVFGDAMVPLSPPEAFAKGAFTRVPVMVGSNTDEGRLFAVEVRDMDRYEKETHWLYGDAGTGALERYPVDAEGPAVAIAQSFTDSRFSCPADSLRRLLARHVPVHGYEFADREVPFILPDWITGLDMGAYHASELAYVFGTSWIFTDTDRWTPEQRALSERIMALWAGFGQDTDFDARWPRVTDGGGPVVVFDPAGDRVDTTFHDRHQCGFWGGTALGPVEPS; encoded by the coding sequence ATGATCCGATTCCTCGTCGTGCTTGGACTGGTTTTGGTCTGCGGGGCCTGCGCCACCCACCCCGGCGGGGTCGATCAGGTCCGTTTCGCGCGGGACCGGAGCTTTGTTCAGACAACCATCGAGGCCGGCCGTCTGCGCGGCGTGGAGGGGGCGGGTGTGCGTGCCTTCCTCGGGGTTCCCTACGCTGCGCCGCCAGTCGGAGACCTGCGCTGGCGGGGCCCAAGGCCCGTGCAGGCCTGGAGCGGCGTGCGCGACGCGACCCGGATCGGATCGGACTGCACCCAGGCTCTGGGCCGCGAGGCGATCCTGGGCGGCGGGGGCGGTCTGGTCGTCGGGTCCGAGGACTGCCTGTTCGTCAACATCTATGCGCCGGCCGGGGCAGCGGCGCAGGCCAGGCCCGTGATGGTCTATCTGCACGGCGGGGCCTTCACCATCGGGGCGGGCGCCAACTATGACCCCAGCCGTCTGGCGGCCGAGCAGGACCGGGTCGTCGTCACGGTCAACTTTCGGCTGGGTGCCCTGGGATGGCTGGCCCTTCCGGCGTTCGCGGACGACGGCGAGGGCGTGGGCGGCAACTGGGGCCTGATGGACCAGCAGGCGGCCCTGCGCTGGGTGCACGACAACATCGCCGCCTTCGGGGGCGATCCGGGGGACGTGACCCTGTTCGCCGAGAGTTCGGGCGCCTGGAGCGCCTGCTATCTGATGGCGTCGCCCGGTTCGGAGGGGCTGTACAGCCGCGTGATCCTGCAGAGCGGGCCGTGCCTGGAGCCGTCGTCGCTGAACGCGGCGGCGGACCAGGCCGGGCCGGGGTTGGCCTTCGCGGCCAATCTGGGGTGTCCGGGACCGGATGTCGTGGCGTGCCTGAGGAAGACGCCGGCCTGGCGAATCGCCCGGGGGGCCTCGACGCGGTCGGGAATCAACGGGCCGGGATCGTGGGGCCCGGTCTTCGGCGACGCCATGGTGCCGCTGAGCCCGCCCGAGGCCTTCGCCAAAGGGGCCTTCACCCGGGTCCCGGTCATGGTGGGCTCCAATACCGACGAAGGGCGTCTGTTCGCCGTCGAGGTGCGCGACATGGACCGATATGAGAAGGAGACGCACTGGCTGTACGGCGACGCCGGCACCGGAGCGCTGGAGCGCTATCCGGTCGATGCCGAGGGGCCTGCGGTGGCGATCGCCCAGAGCTTCACCGACAGCCGGTTCTCATGCCCCGCCGACTCGCTTCGGCGGCTGCTGGCGCGGCACGTGCCGGTGCATGGCTACGAATTCGCCGACCGCGAAGTGCCGTTCATCCTGCCCGACTGGATCACCGGGCTGGACATGGGCGCCTATCATGCCAGCGAGCTGGCCTATGTGTTCGGCACGTCGTGGATCTTCACAGACACCGACCGGTGGACCCCAGAGCAGCGTGCATTGTCGGAGCGGATAATGGCGCTGTGGGCCGGGTTCGGCCAGGACACCGACTTTGACGCGCGCTGGCCCCGGGTGACGGATGGCGGTGGGCCTGTCGTGGTGTTCGACCCGGCCGGCGACCGGGTCGATACGACGTTCCACGACCGGCACCAGTGCGGCTTCTGGGGCGGCACGGCGCTGGGGCCCGTGGAGCCTAGCTGA
- the nusG gene encoding transcription termination/antitermination protein NusG, giving the protein MTDAAPDTKVASNPRHKWYIVHAYSNFEKKVAQHIRDQAKQRDLEECFSEILVPTEDVVEIRRGRKVNSERKFFPGYVLVKMELTDDAYHLVKDTPKVTGFLGAAGGTKPLPVSEREVQAIIGAVEEGVERPKPTIRFDIGETVKVIDGPFASFDGQVESVDEDAARLRVAVSIFGRPTPVDLEYSQVEKNAA; this is encoded by the coding sequence ATGACGGATGCAGCGCCCGACACCAAGGTCGCCTCGAACCCGAGGCACAAGTGGTACATCGTCCACGCCTATTCGAACTTCGAGAAGAAGGTCGCCCAGCATATCCGCGACCAGGCCAAGCAGCGCGATCTGGAGGAATGCTTCTCCGAGATCCTGGTGCCGACCGAGGACGTCGTGGAAATCCGCCGGGGCCGCAAGGTCAACTCCGAGCGCAAATTCTTCCCGGGCTATGTCCTGGTGAAGATGGAACTGACCGACGACGCCTATCACCTGGTCAAGGACACGCCCAAGGTCACGGGCTTCCTGGGCGCCGCGGGCGGCACCAAGCCGCTGCCGGTCTCCGAGCGTGAGGTCCAGGCCATCATCGGCGCCGTGGAAGAGGGCGTGGAGCGTCCCAAGCCCACGATCCGCTTCGACATCGGCGAGACCGTCAAGGTCATCGACGGTCCCTTCGCCAGCTTCGACGGCCAGGTGGAGAGTGTCGACGAGGACGCCGCCCGCCTGCGCGTCGCCGTCTCGATCTTCGGCCGGCCGACGCCGGTGGATCTGGAATACAGCCAGGTCGAGAAGAACGCGGCCTAG
- the secE gene encoding preprotein translocase subunit SecE, with protein MAKPHFPGRRTGNPAARAKPQLATAAAASTVTVDAPAPKKRTSPGQFISQVQAEARKIVWPSRKETWITSVMVFIMVAIAVVFFWAVDTALGWLSTIILAIGQ; from the coding sequence ATGGCCAAGCCCCACTTCCCCGGCCGTCGCACCGGCAATCCCGCCGCTCGTGCCAAGCCGCAACTGGCGACGGCTGCGGCTGCCTCGACCGTAACAGTGGACGCGCCCGCGCCCAAGAAGCGGACCTCACCCGGCCAGTTCATCAGCCAGGTGCAGGCCGAGGCGCGCAAGATCGTCTGGCCCAGCCGCAAGGAAACCTGGATCACCTCGGTCATGGTGTTCATCATGGTCGCCATCGCGGTCGTGTTCTTCTGGGCCGTCGACACCGCCCTGGGCTGGCTGTCGACCATCATTCTCGCCATCGGCCAATAA
- a CDS encoding methyl-accepting chemotaxis protein, with amino-acid sequence MIFQPRDLVHQRAIGAGVILGLGYVLVAVALIQALVLKSDLLSDVGPALLCAAVQTGVWFGFRDQAFGRMLSSILLMAQVSTLVAALSGHALQTDMHMAYFAALAVVVIYCDWRAIVGGAVTVALHHLILSFVLPDLVFPGSADITRVLVHAVILVVEAAVLTWSAASVTAMFAANAESQAAAELATRKAHEAADALGISRATTDRQAAEAADRERTVAHEQAMVAKQTAERDRVLAEEQAEVVEKTAAGLSALARGDLSYRITGEFPASYAKLQADFNVAIEALHADITTIDANASAISSEAAEISQAAHELSQRTETQAATLEETAAALEEVTATVRMAAQGADDASAVMERTQAEADRSRPVIEDAVNAMGDIEASSEQISQIVGVIDEIAFQTNLLALNAGVEAARAGDAGRGFAVVATEVRALAQRSAEAAKEINALITKSRDQVKNGVTLVGRTGVTLEAIAARVSDISGIMGQITASTREQATALAEINLAINQMDQATQQNAAMVEESTAACQNLTNDASQLASLVARFELGGTGRGRRAPAGRRSIERFAA; translated from the coding sequence ATGATCTTCCAGCCGCGCGACCTCGTTCACCAGCGCGCCATCGGCGCCGGCGTCATTCTGGGGCTGGGCTATGTCCTGGTCGCGGTCGCGTTGATTCAGGCGCTGGTTCTGAAGTCCGATCTCCTGTCGGACGTCGGCCCGGCCCTCCTATGCGCTGCCGTCCAGACGGGGGTCTGGTTCGGATTCCGCGACCAGGCCTTCGGGCGGATGCTGTCGTCCATCCTGCTGATGGCCCAGGTCTCAACGCTGGTGGCTGCCCTGTCGGGCCATGCCCTGCAGACGGACATGCACATGGCCTATTTCGCCGCCCTGGCCGTGGTCGTCATCTACTGCGACTGGCGGGCGATCGTCGGGGGTGCCGTGACCGTGGCCCTGCATCACCTGATCCTGAGCTTTGTCCTTCCCGACCTCGTCTTTCCGGGCTCCGCGGACATCACGCGGGTGCTGGTCCATGCCGTCATCCTGGTGGTCGAAGCCGCTGTGCTGACCTGGAGCGCGGCCAGCGTGACGGCCATGTTCGCCGCCAACGCCGAGAGCCAGGCCGCCGCCGAACTCGCGACGCGGAAGGCCCATGAAGCCGCCGATGCCCTGGGCATTTCGCGGGCCACCACCGATCGTCAGGCCGCCGAGGCCGCCGATCGCGAGCGGACCGTCGCCCATGAGCAGGCCATGGTCGCGAAACAGACGGCCGAGCGCGACCGGGTTCTCGCCGAGGAGCAGGCCGAGGTCGTGGAAAAGACGGCCGCCGGGCTGAGCGCCCTGGCCCGCGGCGACCTGAGCTACCGCATCACAGGAGAGTTTCCGGCCAGCTATGCCAAGCTTCAGGCGGACTTCAACGTCGCGATCGAGGCCCTGCACGCTGACATAACCACCATCGACGCCAACGCGTCGGCGATCAGTTCCGAGGCCGCCGAAATCAGTCAGGCGGCGCATGAGCTGTCCCAACGCACGGAAACCCAGGCCGCCACCCTGGAAGAGACGGCCGCGGCGCTGGAAGAGGTCACGGCGACCGTGCGCATGGCGGCCCAGGGCGCGGACGATGCATCCGCGGTGATGGAGCGGACCCAGGCCGAGGCTGATCGAAGCCGCCCCGTCATCGAGGACGCGGTCAATGCCATGGGCGACATCGAGGCGTCGTCGGAACAGATCAGCCAGATCGTCGGGGTGATCGATGAGATCGCGTTCCAGACCAACCTGCTGGCCCTGAACGCCGGTGTCGAGGCTGCGAGGGCCGGCGACGCCGGACGCGGCTTTGCCGTGGTGGCCACGGAGGTGCGGGCTTTGGCTCAACGCTCCGCAGAGGCGGCCAAGGAGATCAACGCGCTGATCACCAAGAGCCGGGATCAGGTCAAGAATGGTGTCACGCTCGTCGGCCGCACCGGTGTGACGCTGGAGGCCATCGCCGCCCGGGTCAGCGACATTTCGGGCATCATGGGCCAGATCACGGCTTCGACCCGCGAACAGGCCACGGCCCTGGCCGAGATCAATCTGGCCATCAACCAGATGGACCAGGCGACCCAGCAGAACGCGGCCATGGTGGAAGAGTCCACGGCTGCCTGCCAGAACCTGACCAACGACGCCTCGCAACTGGCATCCCTGGTGGCCCGGTTCGAGCTCGGCGGCACCGGTCGCGGGCGACGGGCCCCGGCGGGCCGGCGCTCGATCGAGCGTTTCGCCGCCTGA
- the fusA gene encoding elongation factor G — translation MARTHKLEDYRNFGIMAHIDAGKTTTTERILYYTGKNHKIGEVHDGAATMDWMDQEQERGITITSAATTAFWQGKRLNIIDTPGHVDFTIEVERSLRVLDGAVAVLDGNAGVEPQTETVWRQADKYNVPRIVFVNKMDKIGADFDASVQSMRDRLGAKAVPIQFPIGSENSLSGLVDLVTMTSVIWDNDALGANFTVGEIPADLMDKAVEARQYLIDNSVELDDEAMEAYLEGTEPSTEVLKKCIRKAVLTGAFYPILCGSAFKNKGVQTLLDAVVDYLPSPLDIPPTPGIDFKTEEPIVRRASDDEPLSILAFKIMDDPFVGSLTFCRLYSGKMETGQNLLNSSRDKRERVGRMLQMHSNNREDVKEAYAGDIVALAGLKDTRTGDTLCDPLKSPVILEKMEFPAPVIEISVEPKTKADQEKLGVALAKLASEDPSFTVSTDHESGQTILKGMGELHLDIKIDILKRTYKVEATIGAPQVAYRESLGRKVDIDYTHKKQTGGTGQFARVMLTFEPGEPGSGFVFENSIVGGAIPKEYIPGVEKGLNSIKDSGLLAGFPLIDFKATLTDGKFHDVDSSVLAFEIAARAAFRELKEKGAPKLLEPIMAVEVVTPEDYLGSVIGDLNGRRGMIQGQDMRGNATVVNAFVPLANMFGYVNTLRGMSQGRAAFTMQYDHYEPVPQHVADEVIKKYSA, via the coding sequence ATGGCCCGCACTCACAAGCTCGAGGACTACCGCAACTTCGGCATCATGGCCCACATCGACGCGGGCAAGACGACGACGACCGAGCGGATCCTGTATTACACCGGCAAGAACCATAAGATCGGCGAAGTCCACGACGGCGCCGCGACCATGGACTGGATGGACCAGGAGCAGGAGCGGGGGATCACGATCACCTCGGCTGCCACGACCGCCTTCTGGCAGGGCAAGCGCCTGAACATCATCGACACCCCCGGCCACGTGGACTTCACCATTGAAGTCGAGCGTTCGCTGCGCGTGCTCGACGGCGCGGTCGCCGTGCTGGACGGCAACGCCGGCGTGGAGCCGCAGACGGAAACCGTCTGGCGCCAGGCCGACAAGTACAACGTTCCCCGGATCGTGTTCGTCAACAAGATGGACAAGATCGGTGCCGACTTCGACGCCTCGGTGCAGTCGATGCGCGACCGCCTGGGCGCCAAGGCCGTGCCGATCCAGTTCCCGATCGGTTCGGAAAACAGCCTGTCGGGCCTGGTCGATCTGGTCACCATGACCTCGGTGATCTGGGACAACGACGCCCTGGGCGCCAACTTCACCGTCGGCGAGATCCCGGCCGACCTGATGGACAAGGCCGTCGAGGCCCGCCAGTACCTGATCGACAACTCGGTCGAGCTCGACGACGAGGCGATGGAAGCCTACCTCGAAGGCACCGAGCCCTCGACGGAAGTGCTGAAGAAGTGCATCCGCAAGGCCGTGCTGACCGGTGCCTTCTATCCGATCCTCTGCGGCTCGGCCTTCAAGAACAAGGGCGTGCAGACGCTGCTGGACGCCGTCGTCGACTACCTGCCGTCGCCGCTGGACATCCCGCCGACCCCGGGCATCGACTTCAAGACCGAGGAGCCGATCGTGCGTCGCGCCTCGGACGACGAGCCCCTGTCGATCCTGGCGTTCAAGATCATGGACGACCCCTTCGTCGGCTCGCTGACCTTCTGCCGCCTGTATTCGGGCAAGATGGAAACCGGCCAGAACCTGCTGAACTCGTCGCGCGACAAGCGCGAGCGTGTCGGCCGGATGCTGCAGATGCACTCGAACAACCGCGAGGACGTCAAGGAAGCCTACGCCGGCGACATCGTCGCCCTGGCCGGCCTGAAGGACACCCGCACCGGGGACACCCTGTGCGATCCGTTGAAGTCGCCGGTCATCCTCGAGAAGATGGAATTCCCCGCGCCCGTGATCGAGATCTCGGTCGAGCCCAAGACCAAGGCCGACCAGGAGAAGCTGGGCGTCGCCCTGGCCAAGCTGGCCTCGGAAGATCCCTCGTTCACCGTCTCGACGGATCACGAGTCGGGCCAGACCATCCTGAAGGGGATGGGCGAGCTTCACCTCGACATCAAGATCGACATCCTGAAGCGCACCTACAAGGTCGAGGCCACGATCGGCGCGCCGCAGGTCGCCTATCGTGAATCGCTCGGCCGCAAGGTCGACATCGACTACACGCACAAGAAGCAGACCGGCGGTACGGGCCAGTTCGCCCGCGTCATGCTGACCTTCGAACCCGGCGAGCCGGGCTCGGGCTTCGTGTTCGAGAACTCGATCGTCGGCGGCGCGATCCCCAAGGAATACATCCCCGGCGTCGAAAAGGGTCTGAACTCCATCAAGGATTCGGGTCTGCTGGCGGGCTTCCCGCTGATCGACTTCAAGGCGACCCTGACGGACGGCAAGTTCCACGACGTCGACTCCAGCGTGCTGGCGTTCGAAATCGCGGCCCGCGCCGCCTTCCGCGAACTGAAGGAAAAGGGCGCGCCCAAGCTGCTCGAGCCGATCATGGCGGTCGAGGTCGTGACCCCCGAGGACTACCTCGGTTCGGTCATCGGCGACCTGAACGGCCGTCGCGGCATGATCCAGGGTCAGGACATGCGCGGCAACGCCACCGTCGTGAACGCCTTCGTGCCGCTGGCCAACATGTTCGGCTATGTGAACACCCTTCGCGGGATGTCGCAGGGCCGCGCCGCCTTCACCATGCAGTACGACCACTACGAGCCGGTGCCGCAACACGTCGCCGACGAAGTGATCAAGAAGTACTCTGCCTAA
- a CDS encoding L,D-transpeptidase family protein — protein sequence MIRLSLATALLASVSLAACDAQDPEQSAPTARTAPATNPVQAGGTGPLSAQSIESAAWSPTRPAQPASTRTGSAAPTAPGDEGAPAANATPPRPDIIRAQILLDRARFSPGAIDGLGGQNTEQAVAAFEQANDLPVDGQLDEQVFARLTQNAGAVTTTYTISAADVAGPFVATIPTDLAAQGELTALSYRTPLEMLAERFHVTEGLLTALNPGVDFARAGQAILVPAVADQPLPAAVTRIEVSKGEGSLRAFGADGTLLAFYPATVGSSARPAPTGRLTVVGVANEPDYTYDPDRVSYDRGDKKVVVPAGPNNPVGSVWIELSRDTYGIHGTPEPSKIAKTASSGCVRLTNWSAEQLAKAVKPGVEVIFS from the coding sequence ATGATCCGCCTGTCGCTTGCCACCGCCCTTCTCGCCTCCGTGTCCCTCGCCGCCTGCGACGCGCAGGATCCCGAACAGTCCGCACCGACCGCCCGGACAGCGCCGGCCACAAACCCGGTCCAGGCCGGGGGAACCGGCCCGTTGTCGGCCCAATCGATCGAGTCCGCCGCGTGGTCACCGACCCGCCCGGCGCAGCCCGCCTCCACCCGCACCGGATCGGCAGCCCCGACCGCCCCGGGCGACGAAGGCGCGCCGGCCGCGAACGCCACCCCTCCCCGTCCCGACATCATCCGCGCCCAGATCCTGCTAGACCGCGCCCGATTCTCGCCCGGGGCCATCGACGGACTGGGCGGCCAGAATACGGAACAGGCCGTGGCCGCTTTCGAGCAGGCCAACGACCTGCCGGTCGACGGCCAGCTGGATGAACAGGTCTTCGCCCGCCTGACGCAGAACGCCGGCGCGGTCACCACGACCTATACGATCAGCGCGGCCGACGTGGCCGGACCGTTCGTCGCCACCATCCCGACCGATCTGGCGGCCCAGGGCGAACTGACCGCCCTGTCCTATCGCACGCCGCTGGAGATGCTGGCCGAACGGTTCCATGTCACCGAGGGCCTGTTGACCGCGCTCAACCCCGGCGTCGACTTCGCCCGCGCGGGCCAGGCGATCCTTGTCCCCGCTGTGGCCGACCAGCCCCTGCCCGCCGCCGTGACCCGCATTGAGGTCAGCAAAGGCGAAGGATCGCTGCGCGCCTTCGGGGCAGACGGCACCCTGCTGGCCTTCTATCCGGCCACGGTCGGCAGCTCGGCCCGCCCGGCTCCGACGGGGCGTCTGACGGTCGTCGGCGTCGCGAACGAGCCGGATTACACCTACGATCCCGATCGGGTCAGCTACGACCGCGGCGACAAGAAGGTCGTCGTGCCCGCAGGTCCGAACAACCCGGTCGGCTCGGTCTGGATCGAGCTCTCCCGCGACACCTACGGCATCCACGGCACTCCCGAGCCCTCGAAGATCGCCAAGACCGCCTCCAGCGGCTGCGTTCGACTGACTAACTGGAGCGCCGAGCAGCTGGCCAAGGCCGTGAAGCCGGGCGTCGAGGTCATTTTCAGCTAG